In the genome of Pieris rapae chromosome 6, ilPieRapa1.1, whole genome shotgun sequence, one region contains:
- the LOC111001854 gene encoding 26S proteasome non-ATPase regulatory subunit 1 has protein sequence MNITSAAGIISLLDEPMHEVKEFALKRLDTIVDEFWPEISESIEKIEILHEDKVFSQHQLAALVASKVYYHLGAFEDSLTYALGAGDLFDVNARNEYVDTTIAKAIDFYTQKRKAIFIDSSTETIDPRLEAIVNRMFQRCLDDGQYRQALGLALETRRMDIFEQSIMKSDDIPGMLQYAFQVAMGLLQNRGFRSTVLRSLVGLYRGLNIPDYVNMCQCLIFLEDPLSVAEILDKLTHGPQESVLMAYQIGFDLYDSATQQFLGRVLQALRVTAPIPSALGGKPQPQGGPFPESSMEVDQTPVEESKKPERDIESLSDEEKEHQQRVEKLISILGGEVSIGLQLQFLIRSNHADMLILKNTKDAIRVSICHTATVIANAFMHAGTTSDQFLRDNLEWLARATNWAKLTVTASLGVIHRGHEGESLALMQSYLPKEAGPSSGYSEGGGLYALGLIHANHGANIIDYLLTQLKDAQNEMVRHGGCLGLGLAAMGTHRQDVYEQLKFNLYQDDAVTGEAAGIAMGMVMLGSRNAAAIEDMVAYAQETQHEKILRGLAVGISFTMYGRLEEADALVQQLLRDKDPLLRRAGCYTIATAYCGTGNNDSIRTLLHVAVSDVNDDVRRAAVTALGFLLFRTPEQCPSVVSLLAESYNPHVRYGAAMALGIACAGTGNREAIGLLEPMVKFDPVNFVRQGALIASAMILIQQTEALCPKVTYFRQLYAQVISNKHEDVMAKFGAILAQGIIDAGGRNVTVSLQNRTGHMNMLAVVGMLVFTQYWYWFPLAHCLSLAFTPTCLIALNSDLKMPLLELKSNAKPSLYAYPAPLEEKKREERERVTTAVLSIAAARARRRAHGSDASSSLTSSSTSKMDVDEEEKKPSKSPNPNITVHGKSDKEPSSSKDTKKDDKEVEEKETKEKKEPEPNFEILSNPARVVRQQLKGISVVDGSGFTPLKDVTIGGIVMLNHTGDGEQVLVEPVAAFGPKTEEEKEPEPPEPFEYLDD, from the exons atgaaCATCACATCAGCAGCGGGGATCATATCCCTGCTCGATGAACCGATGCATGAAGTAAAAGAATTTGCCCTGAAAAGATTGGACACCATTGTCGATGAATTCTGGCCGGAAATATCTGAATCAATTGAGAAGATTGAAATCTTGCACGAGGATAAGGTTTTTTCTCAGCATCAGTTAGCAGCGCTTGTGGCTAGTAAAGTGTACTATCATTTAGGAGCATTTGAAGACTCTCTTACTTATGCCCTTGGAGCTGGTGATCTTTTCGATGTTAACGCTAGGAACGAGTATGTAGATACAACGATTGCTAAAGCGATCGATTTCTATACCCAGAAGCGTAAAGCGATTTTCATTGATAGCTCAACTGAGACAATAGATCCTAGATTGGAAGCCATCGTCAATCGTATGTTCCAAAGATGCTTAGATGATGGACAGTATAGACAAGCTCTAGGTTTAGCGCTTGAAACACGAAGAATGGATATATTTGAACAATCAATTATGAAATCTGATGATATACCAG gAATGCTACAGTACGCATTTCAAGTGGCTATGGGCCTTCTTCAAAACCGAGGTTTCCGAAGCACAGTACTTAGATCTTTAGTAGGACTATACAGGGGCCTGAATATACCTGACTATGTAAATATGTGCCAATGTTTAATCTTTTTAGAAGATCCTCTTTCTGTTGCGGAAATTCTGGACAAATTGACCCATGGCCCTCAGGAATCAGTTCTGATGGCTTATCAAATTGGTTTTGACTTATACGACTCAGCTACACAACAGTTTTTAGGAAGAGTACTTCAAGCTCTCAGAGTTACGGCACCAATACCAAGTGCTCTTGGGGGAAAGCCACAACCTCAAGGTGGACCTTTTCCAGAGTCATCCATGGAAGTAGACCAAACACCAGTAGAAGAATCGAAAAAACCAGAAAGAGATATAGAAAGCTTAAGTGATGAAGAAAAAGAGCATCAACAAAGagttgaaaaattaatatcaattttagGTGGTGAAGTATCTATTGGGCTACAATTACAGTTCTTAATTCGTTCCAATCATGCAGACATGCTCATACTAAAGAATACAAAAGATGCAATAAGAGTCTCAATCTGTCACACAGCAACTGTAATTGCTAATGCATTTATGCATGCTGGAACTACAAGTGATCAGTTTTTAAGAGATAATTTAGAATGGCTTGCTAGAGCCACTAATTGGGCTAAATTAACAGTCACTGCTTCTCTTGGTGTTATACATAGAGGCCATGAAGGAGAGTCATTAGCATTGATGCAGTCATATTTGCCAAAAGAGGCTGGACCCTCATCTGGGTATTCAGAGGGTGGTGGGCTTTACGCTCTTGGGTTAATTCACGCTAATCATGGCGCTAATATCATTGATTACCTTTTAACTCAGTTAAAAGATGCCCAAAATGAAATGGTGCGTCATGGAGGATGTCTGGGACTAGGTCTCGCTGCAATGGGTACTCATCGACAAGATGTGTATGAACaacttaaattcaatttatatcaAGATGATGCTGTAACTGGTGAGGCTGCTGGAATTGCTATGGGTATGGTCATGTTAGGGTCCAGAAATGCTGCAGCAATTGAAGATATGGTTGCTTATGCCCAAGAAACACAGCATGAGAAAATTTTAAGAGGTTTAGCTGTAGGCATTTCTTTTACCATGTATGGTCGGCTTGAGGAAGCTGATGCTCTTGTTCAGCAATTGTTACGTGACAAAGATCCATTACTTCGCCGTGCCGGTTGTTATACTATCGCTACTGCATACTGTGGTACAGGCAATAACGACTCCATTCGCACGTTGCTTCATGTTGCCGTGTCTGATGTTAACGATGATGTTCGTCGAGCTGCTGTCACAGCTCTTGGATTCCTATTATTCCGTACACCAGAACAATGTCCATCAGTTGTGTCTCTCTTAGCTGAATCATATAACCCCCATGTCCGTTATGGAGCAGCTATGGCTTTAGGTATTGCTTGTGCTGGAACTGGTAATAGGGAGGCAATTGGTCTACTAGAGCCAATGGTGAAGTTTGACCCTGTGAACTTCGTACGACAAGGAGCTCTTATTGCTTCAGCTATGATCCTGATCCAGCAGACTGAAGCTTTATGCCCTAAAGTAACATACTTCCGTCAGCTCTATGCTCAAGTCATTAGTAATAAACATGAGGATGTCATGGCAAAGTTTGGAGCGATACTAGCTCAAGGTATTATAGATGCTGGAGGTAGAAATGTAACGGTTTCCCTACAAAATAGGACAGGCCATATGAACATGCTTGCAGTGGTAGGCATGCTTGTTTTTACTCAATATTGGTACTGGTTCCCATTGGCCCATTGCTTGTCCTTGGCATTTACACCGACATGTCTAATTGCACTTAACTCTGATTTAAAAATGCCACTACTTGAGTTGAAGTCAAACGCCAAACCATCACTATATGCCTATCCTGCACCATTAGAAGAAAAGAAACGTGAAGAGCGAGAAAGAGTTACTACTGCAGTGCTGAGTATTGCAGCTGCTAGAGCGAGAAGACGCGCGCATGGTTCTGATGCTTCATCTAGCCTTACGTCTTCATCAACATCCAAAATGGATGTAGATGAGGAAGAAAAAAAGCCATCTAAGTCTCCTAACCCTAACATTACAGTTCACGGAAAATCTGACAAGGAGCCATCGTCTTCGAAGGATACTAAAAAAGATGATAAGGAAGTGGAGGAGAAGGAGACTAAGGAAAAAAAGGAACCTGAACCCAACTTTGAAATCCTTAGCAATCCAGCTCGTGTTGTGCGTCAACAACTCAAGGGAATTTCTGTAGTCGATGGATCGGGCTTTACGCCCTTGAAAGACGTTACTATTGGTGGAATAGTAATGTTAAACCATACCGGTGATGGTGAGCAAGTCCTTGTTGAACCAGTTGCAGCCTTTGGTCCAAAAActgaagaagaaaaagaaccCGAGCCCCCGGAACCTTTTGAATATTTAGATGATTAA
- the LOC111001847 gene encoding inhibitor of nuclear factor kappa-B kinase subunit alpha yields the protein MEDIIFIGDWVKDRVLGSGSFGTVVLWKHKEKEEKLAIKTCKWGDELTTKHRERWTKEVEMLQTCNHPNIVRTKTLPADFITGLSSVNPSKLPILCMEYCGGGDLRQSLNSPDASCGLKEVKVRKILSDIGSAMRFLHSNKITHRDLKPENVVIHFPYGTKDVTEDKIIYKIIDLGYAKEIDSNSICASFVGTLQYLAPEIFYSKTYSNSVDFWSLGLLAFEIISGTRPFLPFKTPVEWMPFVKKKQPDNICVYETFHGDIEYSNEIFAENHISQPFKKLMEDWLRVALQWDPKLRGRDAPSKVTFNIPCETKEVGNSSKVIIFDMLQNILSKKIIKIYSLSTLSQLAYDIDSSTKIITLKEIMFKDTGIPVEDQLIISHTNYMTLDNDEQVIKYWNENVVAMLFLYNKKHIIQENNSPIVPKAVQRCLEHPKALYNFKNSQTLHRNGLYFVITQMEVYDLLINALFARAESLKQEGRQLLLKQNDIDKQIGKLYSKIETIKTMIDTGEKHITGLKENNMGTNILGGFSKLFKDGQELADKVEMLTSAWAQLSIRLQSAARRSNEGISTDLNNFVPRNNYQGIFANGYKAFVSQKKSDFYNSNREKEKQCPEIVRVCYDTLKLRSKILQDMQNQQFLLKLKDLSIEFDKISDIIMKVEKNLNSLSKYLAEFTEEFTKCIWSTITVVVRDADNISDLPYSVVSYQKRDFKIGQPVTNYGQQSTIPYNNDIKSVVAESLKLRQNQTALCEKLNSQKNVLQNSVFDFSFLKEN from the coding sequence ATggaagatataatatttataggcgATTGGGTCAAAGATCGAGTTTTAGGCTCGGGAAGTTTTGGTACAGTTGTACTTTGGAAACACAAAGAAAAAGAGGAAAAACTTGCAATAAAAACTTGTAAATGGGGTGATGAACTAACCACTAAACATCGAGAAAGATGGACCAAGGAAGTGGAAATGTTGCAGACTTGCAATCATCCGAATATAGTTCGAACAAAGACGTTGCCTGCGGATTTTATTACCGGCTTATCGTCTGTAAATCCATCAAAATTACCTATACTGTGTATGGAATATTGTGGTGGAGGAGATCTAAGACAATCATTAAATAGTCCCGATGCATCCTGCGGATTAAAAGAAGTAAAAGttcgtaaaatattaagtgaCATTGGAAGTGCTATGCGTTTTCTTCATAGTAATAAGATAACTCATCGCGATCTAAAGCcagaaaatgttgttattCATTTCCCTTATGGAACTAAAGatgtgactgaagacaaaattatatacaaaatcattGACCTGGGCTATGCAAAAGAAATTGATTCTAATTCAATATGTGCAAGTTTTGTAGGTACACTCCAATATCTAGCACCTGAAATTTTTTACAGTAAAACCTATAGTAATTCTGTAGATTTTTGGTCCCTAGGTTTACTtgcatttgaaattattagtgGAACTCGACCATTTCTACCGTTTAAAACACCTGTTGAGTGGATGCCTTttgtaaaaaagaaacaacctgataatatttgtgtatatgAGACCTTTCATGGAGACATTGAATATTCTAATGAGATTTTTGCTGAAAACCATATATCACAACCATTTAAGAAACTTATGGAAGATTGGTTAAGGGTTGCACTTCAATGGGATCCGAAGTTGAGAGGAAGAGATGCTCCTTCAaaagtaacatttaatataccaTGTGAAACCAAAGAGGTTGGTAATTCAAGTAAAgtgattatttttgatatgctgcaaaatattttatctaaaaagaTTATCAAAATTTACTCCCTATCTACATTATCACAGTTGGCATATGACATTGACTCttcaacaaaaattattactctTAAGGAAATTATGTTCAAAGACACGGGCATACCAGTTGAGGACCAACTAATTATTTCTCACACAAATTATATGACTTTGGATAATGATGAACAAGTTATTAAGTATTGGAATGAAAATGTGGTTGCTATGttgtttttgtacaataaaaaacatataatccAAGAAAATAATTCTCCTATTGTTCCTAAAGCTGTTCAGAGATGTTTGGAACACCCAAAagcattgtataattttaaaaatagccaAACTTTACACCGTAATGGACTATACTTTGTGATTACACAAATGGAAGTATATGATTTACTCATCAATGCCTTATTTGCTAGAGCAGAGTCTTTAAAACAAGAGGGAAGGCAGCtattattgaaacaaaatgaTATTGACAAACAAATTGGAAAGCTTTATTCTAAAATAGAGACTATTAAGACAATGATTGATACAGGGGAAAAACACATTACGGGgcttaaagaaaataacatgGGAACTAACATTTTAGGGGGTTtttccaaattatttaaagatggCCAAGAATTGGCAGATAAAGTTGAGATGTTGACATCTGCATGGGCTCAACTATCAATTCGTCTTCAATCTGCTGCTAGACGAAGTAATGAAGGTATATCTACTGATCTCAATAATTTTGTACCTAGAAATAACTATCAAGGAATATTTGCCAATGGATATAAAGCATTTGTGTCACAGaaaaaaagtgatttttataACTCTAATAgggaaaaagaaaaacagtGTCCTGAAATTGTCAGGGTGTGCTACGACACCTTAAAATTGAGAAGCAAAATTTTACAAGATATGCAAAATCAgcaatttctattaaaattgaaagatTTATCCATTGAATTTGACAAGATTTCTGATATCATTATGAAGGtagagaaaaatttaaatagtttgagTAAATATTTAGCTGAATTTACTGAAGAATTTACTAAATGTATATGGTCTACTATTACTGTAGTAGTTAGAGATGCCGACAATATATCTGACCTTCCATATAGTGTAGTTTCTTATCAAAAGCGAGACTTTAAAATAGGTCAGCCTGTAACTAATTATGGACAACAAAGTACCATTCCTTACAATAATGATATTAAGTCTGTTGTAGCTGAAAGTCTAAAGCTTAGACAGAATCAAACAGCATTATGTGAAAAGTTGAATTctcaaaaaaatgtattacaaaattctgtatttgattttagttttttaaaagaaaattaa
- the LOC111001853 gene encoding uncharacterized protein LOC111001853: MKTSICDFLDNMNNETIVRFPPLRFLLKLDVMDLCDAFPELGDLIHNEPVKFNNICNEIFFACLKSTENEYTQSIQTSQVTVTIRLKSLPRVLSRSTSQSRCGNIVTHFGLLLKISKLTSNVFHSVWSCPEECDGNEVILHYIPKASPKCSLCKSTMFENSGLRRCGEQVVATFKLKNTLLCKRFTIIDDLIPMLTLGSTYFIHTVVLKQTVAVWSLEEHIMLHVPPTFSAPSDIKDLYEACDGCPLKFIYCLASSIGVNVCPINCFMNAKINLLLSLSSLKAHLCTGTAIIHFLAVGLDTGYVAELMRRAAFLADRNTILGLSNTVVETALIASSGGVCVMPLPLKVYNQKQLNTLMSSIETGDINLDVGKAKLKCAVWAQGMDLKKNTLCNIGSVFGLISRGDNQEDEDDLADFTFQAAVEPAKTTKEELQALKDVSNYIELVAAYTVIVTEETENVLRNYFLAARREKPKTVSVKCMEALVAVCMTSARLCRRNATNINDAVFAIWLHVSGLPSPRFAPEECLETPANIKKFDKVIKLFISWLEQFTGTIF, encoded by the coding sequence ATGAAAACATCTATTTGTGATTTCTTAGATAACATGAACAATGAAACAATCGTCAGATTTCCTCCGCTTCGATTTCTATTGAAATTAGATGTTATGGATTTGTGTGATGCTTTTCCTGAACTAGGTGATTTAATTCATAATGAGcctgttaaatttaataacatttgtaACGAAATCTTTTTCGCATGCCTTAAATCTACAGAAAATGAATATACGCAATCGATTCAGACGTCACAAGTGACTGTTACAATTAGACTGAAAAGTTTACCACGTGTTTTATCTCGATCCACAAGCCAATCGCGATGCGGAAATATAGTAACACATTTTGGATTACTTTTGAAGATATCAAAACTGACAAGTAATGTATTTCATTCAGTTTGGTCCTGTCCAGAAGAATGCGATGGTAATGAGGTTATACTACACTATATACCTAAAGCATCACCTAAGTGCTCACTTTGCAAGAGCACGATGTTCGAGAACAGCGGTCTAAGACGCTGTGGCGAACAAGTAGTCGCtacttttaaactaaaaaatactttactatGCAAAAGGTTCACCATTATTGACGACCTTATCCCAATGCTGACGTTGGGATCAACTTATTTCATTCATACGGTGGTTTTGAAGCAAACTGTCGCTGTTTGGTCTTTAGAAGAACATATCATGCTCCATGTGCCACCAACGTTCTCTGCACCTTCAGACATAAAAGATCTTTATGAAGCGTGCGATGGTTGTCCcttaaaatttatctattgTCTTGCGTCAAGTATTGGAGTTAATGTCTGCCCAATAAATTGTTTCATGAACGCTAAAATTAATCTCCTACTAAGTTTGAGTAGCCTTAAGGCTCACTTATGTACTGGGACCGccataatacattttctagCAGTAGGCTTAGATACTGGTTATGTAGCCGAGCTGATGAGACGAGCTGCGTTCTTAGCTGATCGGAACACGATTCTAGGGTTGTCTAATACTGTGGTTGAGACGGCACTTATAGCGTCATCAGGAGGGGTGTGTGTTATGCCTTTACCCCTTAAAGTATATAATCAAAAACAGCTAAACACTCTAATGTCTTCAATTGAAACAGGAGACATTAACTTAGACGTAGGAAAAGCTAAACTAAAGTGTGCTGTATGGGCACAAGgaatggatttaaaaaaaaataccctaTGTAACATCGGAAGTGTATTTGGCTTGATTTCACGTGGTGACAATCAGGAAGATGAAGACGACCTAGCCGATTTTACATTCCAAGCTGCTGTGGAACCTGCGAAGACAACTAAGGAAGAATTACAGGCACTTAAAGATGTGTcgaattatattgaattagtAGCAGCATATACAGTCATTGTAACTGAAGAAACAGAGAATGTACttcgtaattattttttagctgCTCGTAGGGAGAAGCCTAAAACTGTGAGTGTAAAATGTATGGAGGCGCTAGTAGCGGTGTGTATGACGTCAGCAAGGTTGTGTCGACGCAACGCCACAAATATTAATGACGCAGTATTTGCTATTTGGTTGCATGTAAGCGGTTTACCAAGCCCAAGATTTGCACCAGAAGAATGTCTAGAGACAccagcaaatattaaaaaatttgataaagttattaaactatttataagtTGGCTAGAACAATTTACTGgaactattttttaa
- the LOC111001851 gene encoding ADP-dependent glucokinase yields the protein MAGTPIKLGSIITFCVVLYAVYYKRNDIGDERLSPVREYLLFLERENAVGSGIRQPKVALGYGACHDLFVNATSFLNFRDLKGAPEHFNEISTKEEFLKSFAYFFKHGAAAERFMSNSELYDQLVEQALKLKDTRWAIGGNAPLMARRFFMEGWKVLLAAKMSEQLKKNIPKEIEIVGVDENEEIKDDVHMILEYKADEQFGIYKSPRANRYIMHNDENNPLLSSLEKLGEYLGKFKPSLLVISGLQMMDNFPFKKDGRDLRAERLDLVREQILSQPLNTLSHFEMASYVDLELLTHLTTKVLPYVDSVGMNEQELSNLYNVLEYGEVVVVADSNPRVATALDQMRKTFHLIRKKNSEYNSKRQLTRIHVHTLAYQAILTVKGSDWKRTQAATAKASLTAHRYVCNNQKVSLDKSKLLLDDSFSTTTDNDNNSRVFFEPTKPVACWEEELDTTKVEICVAPVLICTEAQLTAGAGDNISAAGLVLQVEK from the exons atggccGGAACGCCGATCAAATTAGGATCTATTATAACCTTTTGTGTTGTATTATATGCGGTATATTATAAGCGAAATGATATTGGTGATGAAAGATTATCTCCCGTGAGAgagtatcttttatttttggagAGAGAAAACGCAGTTGGCTCAGGAATAAGACAACCTAAAGTAGCACTTGGTTATGGAGCCTGCCacgatttatttgtaaatgccACCTCATTCTTAAACTTTAGAGATTTAAAAGGAGCTCCAGAACATTTTAACGAAATTTCCACAAAGGAagagtttttaaaaagttttgcaTATTTCTTCAAACACGGAGCAGCTGCAGA ACGTTTTATGTCAAATAGTGAATTGTATGATCAACTTGTGGAACaagcattaaaattaaaagacacAAGATGGGCAATTGGTGGAAATGCCCCTCTCATGGCCAGAAGATTTTTCATGGAAGGTTGGAAAGTCTTACTTGCTGCGAAAATGAGTGaacaactaaaaaaaaacattcccaaagaaatagaaatagtGGGTGTTGATGAAAATGAGGAAATTAAAGATGATGTTCATATGATTCTGGAATATAAGGCAGATGAACAATTTGGTATTTATAAGTCACCAAGAGCAAACAGATATATTATGCATAATGATGAAAATAATCCCCTACTGAGCTCATTAGAAAAGCTTGGAGAATATTTAGGCAAATTTAAGCCAAGTTTACTTGTTATAAGTGGTCTACAAATGATGGACAATTTCCCATTCAAAAAAGATGGAAGAG ATCTCAGAGCTGAAAGGCTTGACCTAGTCAGGGAACAAATTTTGTCACAGCCCCTAAATACACTATCTCATTTTGAAATGGCCAGTTATGTGGACTTGGAGCTTCTTACACACCTAACAACAAAAGTATTACCTTATGTAGACTCTGTGGGGATGAATGAACAAGAACTTTCAAATTTGTATAATGTTCTTGAATATGGAGAGGTTGTAGTTGTTGCAGATTCTAACCCAAGAGTAGCAACAGCATTAGATCAAATGCGAAAAACATTCCACCTCATAAGAAAAAAGAATTCAGAATATAATAGCAAAAGACAATTAACCAGAATTCATGTACATACACTTGCATATCAAGCTATTTTAACAGTCAAAGGCTCAGATTGGAAGAGAACTCAAGCTGCAACTGCAAAAGCATCTCTAACAGCACACAGATATGTTTGCAACAACCAAAAAGTATCATTAGACAAATCAAAATTACTACTTGACGATAGTTTTTCAACAACAACCGacaatgataataatagtagaGTATTCTTTGAACCTACAAAGCCTGTAGCATGTTGGGAAGAAGAATTAGATACTACAAAAGTAGAGATTTGTGTTGCACCTGTACTTATTTGCACAGAGGCTCAGTTGACAGCCGGAGCAGGTGATAATATTTCAGCTGCAGGCCTAGTTTTACAAGTAGAAAAGTGA